The DNA segment TACAACTAAAATAATATCATTAGAGTGTTAATAAAGGACTTGCGGGTTCCGCCGTTAGTTACGTCATAAAGAGTAAGTGAATGAAGTTGATACTTTTGCCAGGTCTGGATGGTACCGGCAACCTTTTCAAGGCTTTGTTAGAGGTATTACCTAACCATATTACCTACCAAGTTATTCCGTTATCAGATGAGTGTTTAAACTATTCTGAACAGGCATCACAGATCGCAAACCAAATAGATACCGATGAAATCATCATCTTAGCAGAATCTTATTCAGGTAAAATTGTGTATGAGTTGTGTAAACTTGATTTGAACATCAAACACATAATATTTGCAGCAAGCTTTATAAGTCGGCCATCTTTGATCAGCAAATTTTCGAGTCTATTGCCAATAATTTTAATAAAGAAAAAATTTATACCTAACCAGATATTGAGTAAATTATTTTTTGATTCATATAATATGTCCAATAGTGTTTCGGAAGTTTTTGAATCGTTAAATAAAGTGAGCAATGAAACTCTTAGTAGTCGATTGAGTTTGGTTTCGTCTCTTGATGAGCCAAATGATAGATTTGCGGTAAAGGCTACATATATCCGACCAAGTAATGATTTATTTGTTATGCCTGAATGCATTAAACCTATAAAGAGTACATTTCAACATTTAGAAGTAATAAATGTTTCTGGAGGGCACTTTATCCTGCAATCTAACCCAGAAAGGTGCAGTGAAATAATACAAACTAAATTCGAAGGGTGGTGACTTAATTGCCTGAAATAATTGACTAAAAAAATAAAAACGGTATTAGGGCATTGCTGCCCTAATACCGTTTGTGTTAACAGAACTCTAAAATTAGAACTTAGCGCGTAAGCCTAATGTATAACGAGTTCCTGTGTATTGAATACGACCTAAACGTTCTTCTATATCTAGGTATTCATGGGTCTTTTCATCGGTTAAGTTAATTGCCGCAAGAGATACCTGGAAGTGCTCAGATATTTTGTACGAAACGCTAGCATCTAACTGACCGTAAGCTTTAACATGTTCAGGGATACCTTCACCATGTTGATAACGTGTACCATTTCTTAGTTTCAAGAAGTCATCACGCCAGTTGTAAGCAATTCGCCCTTGAAAGGCATCTTTTTCATAAAAGGCAATGATGTTATATGAGGTTTCAGAAAAACCTTCTAAACCCGAACTAGGAGCTTTGATACCATCAAGTTCAATGGTTTCAGAGTTATCATCTTCACTGTCTAAGAAGGTTGCATTCGCTTGAATACCAAAACCACTTAAAAAGCCAGGAAGATAATCAAAGTAGTGTAACGCAGCTAGTTCAACACCATTAATTTTACCGCCATTACGGTTTTCTTTCTGTGTAATTAATTCAGATAAATTTGAACCATCAGCTAAAGTAACTGTGGAATCTTCCAGTCCGCCATTAACGTAAATATCTGGCGTAGGATCTGAAGTGGTTTTTTTAGAGATAAAGGTGTCTATATCCTTTGTAAAAAAGTTCACTGCATAAGCACTGCCGTTGTCTTGATAATACTCTAAAGTAAAATCAAACTGGGTTGCTTCATATGGGTTTAAAAATGGGTTACCACCTGATTGAGCAAAGTTATCAACTCGACTGTCAGTATATTTTCTATCGGTGCCAATATCTGTAATTGCAGGTAAAGAAATTACCTGCGCACCAGATAATCGAGCTACAAGGTTGTCATTAATATCTAGTTTAAAGTTTGCACTAGGCAATACATTATCATACGAATTTTCACGCTTAATTTGGCCAGGCTCACTATACATTACATTGAGTAGTTCCTTACCTTCTTCATCGACTTCAACTTCAATTGATAAGCGGTTTTTACCATGACCACGTGAGGTAGTTTCCGTGTCTACATAACGAAGACCGACATTACCACTCCAGCTCAAGCCACCAACTTCTCCGGCTAAATTTGCTTGAGCATAAATTGATGTTCGTGTTTCTTCGACAGAGGTTGAACGGGTTTCGTCATAATCCTGACGAGGCCAATCTGGCTGCCCTCTAAGCTCTGCCATTGCCGCATGATAAGCATCTAAATCAGCTACTATCATAAATTGACGAGGGAAAGTGCCACTTTCTTCAGATAAATAATCTGACGTTGTATTTACCGCAAATATTTCATCAGGTAAATCGAACTCTTTACCACAAATAGCTGGCCCCCATGTTGTTTTATCACTAGGGTCTGGTTTATCCCTACAGGCGGTACCTTGTGGAATTCGATAGTCATCTACTATTTTTTCGCGATCAAAATAGCTTACACCGGTATCAATAGAGACCAATACTCCGCTATCAATGTTATAACTTACATCAAATTGAACTTCTGTGATCTCATCTTCTAATTCTTGATGGACAAGGTTATTAAAATGCGCTCTGGCATTAGCCGGATCAGTATAGTCGATAGGGGTGGTATAAGTGATAATGTCATTATCCCTCATATCGAAAACATCAGGATTATCTGGTGTTGAATTTGTACCATCTGAGTAATGTGGTACTAAGTCTTCCTGACCAATGTTGGCATCAGCCGTAGAATATGAAACATCAAAATTAAAGGTGAAATCATCCATATAAGCTAAAAGGTTATAACCAATGGCTTGGGTTTCACTGTCTGTTCCCCGAATACCAAATTGACCATCAAGGGGTTTTCCGTGATTTTTCTCCCCAGCAATAGCGGTACCTGCGTCTGATGCAATAACGTTCTGCCAACCTTTAACTTGCATTGGCACTTGCATGCCTTGTTTATTTTCTTGGCGGCTAAAGTCACTGTATAAAAAGTCTATTCTGTGGGTTATATCATCTGATTGAGCAAATTCTAGGGTTGCATTTGCCCCGGTACGTTCACGTTCTTCTTCAGCTAAGGTAAATTGATAACGCCCCGGAAACCAAAGCTTATTATTTACTTCCTCACCATCAACAATTTTAGTTTCTGGAACAACTTCACCACGTTCATCATGAGCACCATCAATATCGCTCACTTTTACTTGATCCCAGCGCTTAGTTTCAACTAAGTCTATTCGGTTAGTGCTTTCTTCGTGGCTAAAACCTAGTAATACCCCAAATCTATCATCTAAAAAGGTGTTACTGATAATCCCTGAAAATTTAGGACTGTATTCATCTGATAAATCGTTATATTTACTTTTAATTGAGCCTGCGGCTTGGAAGCCTGGTTTATTCAATGGGCGGGCAGTTTTAATATTAACATAAGCACCCATACTTCCTTCTGGCGTTTTTGCCATTGGGGTTTTGCTCACTTCAGCACCAGAAATAAGCTCTGATGGTAGTAATTGAAAATCAAGAGAACGAGAAGCGTCGGTAGTCGCTAAAGTTCTTTCGTTTAGTTGAACAACGTTAAATTTGGGACCAAATCCTCGAATGGTTAGTTTAGAACCTTCACCATTTTCTCGAGAGATAGCGACCCCTGAAATTCTTTGTAAAGACTCTGCAACATTTTGGTCAGGAAATTTACCTATATCTTCAGCAGCAATACTGTCAATAATGTTAGCAGCATTTCTTTTATTCCCTAGGGCTTCAGTTAAACTACTTCTAATACCAGTGACCTCTATCACCTCTAGTTCTTCTTCTGCTTGTACAGATGTGACAGCTTGTGTTTCAGATGTTTCTTCCTGAGCAATCGCGTAGGCAGGCAACTGCAGAGCTGCGAGTAACGCTAAGCTTATTTTAGACTTTTTCATGATATTCCCAATTTTTATGTATGGCTTTAGTGCTTTTTAACCATTTATAATTTTTATACTGCTAACGGTCATTACGCCGTAGCTTATTTTTGTATGCTTAAATAAAGTGCAACAATAATTTAACAAGTTTAAGTTATTGTTGCAATACTTATATTATTTATAATACAAAACAATTGTGCTTTAGTTGGAGGCAATCAAAGGTCTTTGTTGATCAGGTTAATTTTTGCTTTTATTTTTCCAAGGATTAGCAAGTTTTTTAAGTGAAAATTCAGGATGAGCGCTTCTGGCGTTTTCAAGAAGCGCTTTTAATTCATCAAATTTTTCTGGCATTTGTGCGATCAAGTTATGATGCTCGCCAATATCTTCGTCTAAATTGTATAATTCGAACTTATTAGGGTATTTTTTAACAAGCTTCCAGTTATCTTTTCTTAATGCTTGTAGCGGCCCTTCTTTTTCATTAAATTCCCAGTACAAATAGTTATGTTTTGCTTGCTCTTGTTGACCAGTAAGGGCGTTAACAAATGAAATGCCATCGGTGTTTGCACAAGCCTGCGACTTTTTATCCATGCTTAAATCGCACAATGTCGCGAAATAATCCCAAAAGGCTGATGCATGTTCACTGGTCGTGCCGGCTTTAATTTTATCAGGCCAGCGAGCAATAAATGGCACACGAATACCACCTTCATATAAATCGCGTTTTTTGCCGCGCAGCGGACCATTACTGTTGAAGAATCCATTGTCGTATTCATGACCGTTGTCACTGGTAAAAATTACCAATGTATTATCATCAATACCTTGCTCTTTAAGGGTGTTCATAACTTTACCTATGTCTCTATCCATCCTTGAGATCATGGCTGCATAGGTGACATTGCCTTCAGGATCATTACGATAATGGCCATCAGTATTTAATTTACGTTTTGGCCAACCTAAGTTTTTGTATTGGCTTTTAGCATCTTCAGGCACTGTTAAAGCAAGGTGGGGAATGGTATAGGCTAAATAAAGAAAAAATGGTTGTTGTTTGTCGGTATTACTCTGCTTGATATAGTCCAATGCCTTGGTAGTAAATAAGTCGTGAGTATATTGGCCCTTGTTTTTTAAATAGTCATTTCCAACTAATGGATATTCGCTGTTATTTTCAAACAAAGTCGGCCAATAGTAGTGATGGGCTGCAAGGTGAGTTTTATAACCAAAAAAGTAATCAAACCCTTGAGCATTAGGCATGGCGTCAAGGTTTGTGGGAACCTCTTCTGCCATTCCCCACTTACCAACTACCGCGGTGCGATAACCATTTTTTTGCAACATAGTGGCAAAGGTGGTGTCTTGTTTTGATAAGTCGACTGGTTTGCCGCTATCTGTCCATTTTGGATTACCGCGTATGCTGGAGTGACCCGAATGTAGCCCGGTCAGCAAACTTGCTCTTGAAGGGCCACATACGGTGGAACCTGCATAATGCTGAGTAAACTTAATGCCTTCTTTAGCAAGTACATTCAAGGTTGGCGTCTTGGTATATTGTTGCCCATAAGGTTCAATGTCACCGTAGCCTAAATCATCGGCAACAATTAAAATAATGTTAGGTTTGATTTCTACATTACTGATATTGCTAGCATAGCAATTAAAGGTAAAAACTGCTGTTATGGCTGCTAATTTTATGAGCGAATATTTGATTGAATTAGTCTTAGGTTTCATCGTATTCCTGGTGCAATAAATTTAATAAAAAGCGCGACACAACTTAATGATTTCGCGCTTAACTTTAACTACAGTATGTGAGTTGTTTAACGATTGGTGATATAACTTAGGATGTTTATCAATAGCGTATCAGCTACCGGGTCTTTACCTAGGTTTGGCACAATCTGCATTGTCGATAAAATTAACTTACCTTTACCAAAATCAACTTCCGATAAATCAGACCCAACCCAAACATCACCCGTACCTTTATAATGGCGCTTCATCAGGGTCATATCAGGGAAATTATCATTAGCAACAAGCGTAACAATTGGCTTGGCTTTTAAATCGACCATACTAATTTTAGGGCGTACATTTTCATATATGCCTTGCATAGCTTTGTTAACTGGAAGGTTATTAAATACAGGGTGATCGCTAACAACATGACTCATGCCAGCCCATAAACCTGTCGATGCCTTCATCTTGATAGATAATGGCATATGTACTGCAGAGCCTTTACTTAACACACCACTTTTCCATTTAGGGCCAATATATGGGAACTGAATATAGGTAACAATTCCACCTTTGTTAGCAAACGCTTTTAATTGCTTGTTAAGCGTTTTTTGCTTTTTGTTAGGCTTGCTTGCCATTGCAACAACTACTGGAGTATCAATGCTGGTGTTGTCATTAAAATCACTAAATGAAATTTGGTTATCGCTTAAGAATGCGCGTAAATTACCGGTTTGATCGGCAAGGGCAAAAGTGCCAATGTTGTTATCCTTACTGGTAGCAAACACGTTAAAATCATAGGTATAGTCAGCGATGGTGTTACCATGTTTATCGGTAACTTTGGCATCAACAATATACTTGCCTGAGAGAGTACTAGTGTCGATACTGTGTTCTAGTAAGGTTGATATGCGCGCTGCAAAGTTGATTTCTTTTTTGCTTTGCCAAACTTGTTTACCAGCTGAGTCACTAACAACTACATGTAATGTGCCTTTTACCGATTTTAAATCGTTGACGCCTTGCACTAATACCTCAACGTTTTCACCTGCATATGCGCTATATGGAAATGTTCTGATTGATAAAATACGCGGTTGGTTTGCTGCCTTTGTACGCTCATATACTTGTGGTTTGGGATCGCGCCATAAATCTAATAAACCAGCACCCATGATCCAGTCACCGCCAGTTAAGGCGTGCACACAATAGCCGGTAACATTTGGATTTAAGCGAGTTGCTTCAATCATGCGGGCATTGGCTTTACCATGAATTTCTTGTTGTTCAGTGAAGAATTCTTGTGGCGTCTTATAAATGTCAGCAAGGTCAGATTGCAATACCTTGTTTAATTGGCTGCCAAGTTGTTTGTGATAGCGAGTTGGCGGCACAATAGGGTTGCCTTGTTCACTAAACCGTTTATTTACCTTGTCAAAATCAACATAACTGCCATAGCCAAGCTCAGACACAAATGAAGTAACACCGGGTTTTAAATTATGGCCGATTGGCTTGCCTTTGATACCAAATGCTTCACGTTCTTCCTTGGTGTAACCCACGCCTAAAAATTTATCAAACCATGCGTTGGTCATGTTAGGGCCAGGGTAGGTATGGACATCGTTAAAACTAACAAAGTTTTTCTCATTTGGTAAAAATACTTTAGCACCAAATGCCCAGCCACCAGACTCATCTAAAATTAAACGACTTGGGTCTAAATCACGAGCCATCATTGATGTTTCTTGCATCATTTGTTTTAAAATAGGACGTCTTACTTCGTTATATAACTCCCACATTACAATACTGGCACGGTTACGATCACGCTTGATTGTTTTACCAATTTCACTAACAACTCGCTTAGGTAAATCTGGTGTATTTACCGGTAAATCCATACACTCGAGCGCAGGAGAACCAATTACCAAAACGCCCATTTCGTCAGCCAAATCTAGCCACTGAGGAGGTGGTGGACGTCGCCATGGACGGATCATATTAAAGCCAGCTTCTTTAGCTAGTTTGATTTCTTTTCTTGCTAATTCCATATCAACAGGTGTTGCTACACCTACCGGATAAACGCCTTCTAAGAACACTGATTTAACGTAAATTTCATCACCATTTAAATGGAAACGTTTATCTTTTACGGTAAATTCACGCAAGCCGAAGCGCTCGCTAACGCTGTCACTTAAGGCATTGTTTCGATTAATATTAACTCTAATATCATAAAGGTTCGGGCTATCTGGCGACCATGCTTTGGCATTGGGAATTACAATGTCTGTGGTTAAGCTGTTTTTACCAGGGGTGAAGGTTGTGTTAATTTGCTTGGTAACAATTAACTTGTCTGACTGATGCTCTCTAATTTCAATATCGACGATATTTTCACTGTCATAAACATCATAATTAGTGGCAGAAACAGTAACATTGGCAGACTGATTTGCTAAATCTGGTTGCACATAAACATCGCTTATATACGATTTGTCAGTAACAACAACACGTACTGATTGCCAAATTCCACCGGTAATACCGCCACGCCATTGTGGTGTTTCCATTGCACCCATGCCATCAATTACTTTGTCGGTATCAAGTAAAATAGGACCAAGTACCCGTAAAGTTAATACGTTTTCTTTATCAAAATTCAACATAGAATCAACGCGAAAACTAAATGGTGTAAAACCACCTTCATGCACACCAACTACATGGTCGTTTAAGTATACTTCGGCACGATAATTGACCGCATCAAAGGAGATATGAGCAATTTTATTTTGCCATTCTATAGGAGCATTGAAAGTACGGCGATAAACGGCAACACCCTCATAGTCTTTTTCAATTCTCTCCCAAACACTTGGTACTTCAATGTTACGAATATCTTTATGTGCTAAAAAGTTACTGTTTTTATAGGTTTTGTTGGCTCTACTTTGATTATCTTTATCAAAAATTATTTGCCAAGTACCATCAAGAGACAGGGTGTTTTGATGACTTTTTTGTGCGTAAACAGTGGTGTTGCCAACAATAGTAAGTGTTAATAGCAAAACCATCTTGAGTATATGTTTCACGGAGAGACTTCCTTTACTTATTCTTTTTAATCGTTAACTAATACGGATACACGTTTTAAGGTCATGTACTCTTCTAAGCTATAATGTGAGCAATCTTTGCCTACACCACTTTGCTTTAAACCACCATGTGGTAGTGATACGTCATAGTGCACTTCATTTACACAAACGCTGCCTGCTTGTATTTGACTTGCCGCTTGTAAGCCACGCTGTAAATTGCTGGTAAATACATAGGCCGCTAAGCCATATTCGGTATCATTTGCCATCGCAATTACATCATCACTGTCTGAGTATTTAATCACGGGTAATACTGGGCCAAAAATCTCATCACATGCTAATGGCATACAAGGGTCAACATCGGCCAAAATAGTTGGCTCAAGATAGTAGCCTTTGGCCATTGATTGTGGGATTTTTCCTCCTAAAATCAGTCGGGCACCTTTATCAATAGCATCTTTGACGTTTGTTAGTACTCGCTCACGAGCTTGTGCGGTTAGCATAGGACCCATCAAGTTTCCATCGCTTCTACCTGTACCAAAGACTAAATCTTGTGCTTGTATTTTCGCTTTATCAATAAACTCGTCATACACTGATTCATGCACAAAACAACGATTTGGTGATACACAAACTTGCCCTGAATTAGCAAACTTAAGGCCAACAATATTTGCTACGGCTTTGTCGACATCTGCATCGTCATAAACCACAACAGGCGAGTTACCACCAAGTTCAACAGAGAAATGTTTAATGTTTGTACTGGCAGTGTGCATTGCGCCAACACCAGCTTTAGTTGACCCAATCATGGTAAACATGGTGGTTTTATCTGAAGTTAATAATGGGTCGGTAATATCGTATCTATCACCTGAAATCACGTTAATAACTCCGGCAGGTATGCCAGCCTCAATAGAAAGCTCTGCACAACGAAGCGTTGCCAGTGGCGTTAACTGCGATGGTTTGATTATTGCGGTACAACCAGATGCCAAAACAGGCCCTAGCTTGTAACCTAGATTTAGTAATGGAAAATTCCAGGCTAAATATCCGACAACAACGCCTAGTGGCTGGCGCATCATATAATTTAGAAAACGGCCGTTAGGATCGGCAATTATCGGTTGGTCGATACGCTTTGCTTCTTCAAGAAAAAAGCGTAAGCAAGTAGTGAGCATGTCAAAGTCATATTCTGCATTATCGGCAGGTTTACCGGTCTCTTCAACCAATAAATCAACGATTTCATCTCGATGTTTTTCTAAAATATTTGCATAGTTTAAAATTATTTCACTGCGCTCTGCCAATGTCATTTTTGACCACGTGCTAAACGCGCTGTCGGCGCTGTCTAGTGCTGTCTGAATTTGTTCTGGTTCCACTTGAGGAGCAGTTGCAATTACCTCTTCAGTTGCAGGGTTAATCACATTTAGGCTATCTTTTGCAGTGACCAATTCACCATTGATCAGCATTTTGTATTGTTTGTTACTCATCGTGTTTCCGTATTATTAATATCAAATTGTTTTATTGCATTTAAATCAATGTTTACCCCTAAACCCGGAGCGGTAGGAACACTGGCTTGGCCACCTTCAATGTGAACAGCAACACTGTACAATTCATCACGCAATGGATTTTCGGTACGATCGTATTCAAGCATTAATTGCTTTTCTTCTGCTCTGCCAGGTTCGTGGTATGCACTTGCTAAAAAGTGCGTCGCTGCTGCCAGGTTGAGCTGAGTTCCCCAAACGTGAGGTACACAGTTAATGCCATTAGCAGAAGCTAATGTACGTATTTTTAATGCTTCACTTGGACCACCACAATAGGCAAGATCTGGTTGTAAAAGAGTCACTCCTCCTGATGCTATTAGCTTTTGAAAACCAAATCGTGTTTGTTCACACTCCCCGGTCGCGATCGCAAGGTCGAGTTTATTATGGAGTTGTTGAAATAGAGGCAAATGCTCAGGCGATAAGGGCTCTTCAAACCAGTCATAGTCATGTTTATCTAATAAACGACCAATGCGAATTGCTTCAGGTAAATCATAGGCATGATTAGAGTCAGCCATTAACGTTGTGTTTGGAAGAGCTTCGCGCATGGCAGTAATAAGCTGTTGATCAAAATCAGGATTTTTTCCGACCTTAATTTTCATCGCTTTAAAGCCTTCATCAGCATAGCCTTTAGCTTCTTCAACTAATAAGGGCAGTAATGCATCTTCTGTTAAGTCCTGATAATACATACCGGTAGCATAACAAGGGATGAAATCGCGTTGTCGTCCGCCCATTAACTCACTAACGCTTAATCCGAGTGCCTTGCCTTTAAGATCCCATAACGCCATATCAATACCTGACATGGCGCCCATCATTATTCCTGCTCTGGCAAAATCTAAGCTTGAACGCCACATGTGTTGCCATATAGCATCCGTAGCATAAGCATCCATGCCAATAATGCGAGGTGCATAAAAGTTATTTACTGCAGACTGTGTAACATCAGCTGGGCCATAACATTCCCCCCAGCCTGATATGCCAGTATCAGTGATAATCTCAATAACTAACACGTTGCGTTGATCATAAGACCATTGGGAGAAGCCAAAAGGCTTCTCTAAATGACACCTAAGGTGATGACTGCGAATACATACTATTTTCATTTAAGCGCTACCTAACTTTTAATGGTTACGGTAGTGTCTTCAAAAATATTATATTCAACATTGTTCACGCTAGTTTGTGGTTGTTCAATTGAATTTGAATAACCTAATAAGCAAATGGCGCTGATTAAAATAACAATACCGGTCGCCATAGTCTTAAATGGGCCTGGTGCACCTTTCCACTCGCCAGTGTATATACCTATAACGGTTGAGATAATAAGTGCTAAACCAAGCAACATAGGCCAACCAATTACCGGACCAATATCTCCCATAAGCGCTGCACCTTGTCCGTAAACGCCTAAAGCGGCGAACCACAATAAGCCGGCAATCACCGCCCATTTATATGCTTTACCTGATTCGGCAACACCAAACGAACTCCAGGATTTATTTTTAAATAATAAAAATATGGCGAATCCTGCGTTCATTGCATAAGCACCAATTAATACAACAACCCAGCGTGCAAGGGCGGTATTTCTAGTTACCGCACCAGCTTCTTCCGCTGCTGCGCCAATCGCTTCTGTTGCTGAAAAGCCAACATTTAACAGTGATGACAAAATACCACAGGCAATTGCTATCATTAGTCCTTTTTTAAAGGCTGCACCGGTTTGGATACCGGCAATTTCAACACCTGACTCAGCTAAAACTTTATCGCGGTTGATCCCTGCCTTTGCAACTATGGCAACAGCAATAAGCATGATCACCATACCTGTTAAAATAAAAGGAATAGCTGAGTTTGCACTCATGTTATTTAGTTGCATTAGTGGTATTAACGACCCCATCAAGGCAGCAAGTCCCATAACAAT comes from the Thalassotalea nanhaiensis genome and includes:
- a CDS encoding TonB-dependent receptor, translated to MKKSKISLALLAALQLPAYAIAQEETSETQAVTSVQAEEELEVIEVTGIRSSLTEALGNKRNAANIIDSIAAEDIGKFPDQNVAESLQRISGVAISRENGEGSKLTIRGFGPKFNVVQLNERTLATTDASRSLDFQLLPSELISGAEVSKTPMAKTPEGSMGAYVNIKTARPLNKPGFQAAGSIKSKYNDLSDEYSPKFSGIISNTFLDDRFGVLLGFSHEESTNRIDLVETKRWDQVKVSDIDGAHDERGEVVPETKIVDGEEVNNKLWFPGRYQFTLAEEERERTGANATLEFAQSDDITHRIDFLYSDFSRQENKQGMQVPMQVKGWQNVIASDAGTAIAGEKNHGKPLDGQFGIRGTDSETQAIGYNLLAYMDDFTFNFDVSYSTADANIGQEDLVPHYSDGTNSTPDNPDVFDMRDNDIITYTTPIDYTDPANARAHFNNLVHQELEDEITEVQFDVSYNIDSGVLVSIDTGVSYFDREKIVDDYRIPQGTACRDKPDPSDKTTWGPAICGKEFDLPDEIFAVNTTSDYLSEESGTFPRQFMIVADLDAYHAAMAELRGQPDWPRQDYDETRSTSVEETRTSIYAQANLAGEVGGLSWSGNVGLRYVDTETTSRGHGKNRLSIEVEVDEEGKELLNVMYSEPGQIKRENSYDNVLPSANFKLDINDNLVARLSGAQVISLPAITDIGTDRKYTDSRVDNFAQSGGNPFLNPYEATQFDFTLEYYQDNGSAYAVNFFTKDIDTFISKKTTSDPTPDIYVNGGLEDSTVTLADGSNLSELITQKENRNGGKINGVELAALHYFDYLPGFLSGFGIQANATFLDSEDDNSETIELDGIKAPSSGLEGFSETSYNIIAFYEKDAFQGRIAYNWRDDFLKLRNGTRYQHGEGIPEHVKAYGQLDASVSYKISEHFQVSLAAINLTDEKTHEYLDIEERLGRIQYTGTRYTLGLRAKF
- a CDS encoding arylsulfatase, giving the protein MKPKTNSIKYSLIKLAAITAVFTFNCYASNISNVEIKPNIILIVADDLGYGDIEPYGQQYTKTPTLNVLAKEGIKFTQHYAGSTVCGPSRASLLTGLHSGHSSIRGNPKWTDSGKPVDLSKQDTTFATMLQKNGYRTAVVGKWGMAEEVPTNLDAMPNAQGFDYFFGYKTHLAAHHYYWPTLFENNSEYPLVGNDYLKNKGQYTHDLFTTKALDYIKQSNTDKQQPFFLYLAYTIPHLALTVPEDAKSQYKNLGWPKRKLNTDGHYRNDPEGNVTYAAMISRMDRDIGKVMNTLKEQGIDDNTLVIFTSDNGHEYDNGFFNSNGPLRGKKRDLYEGGIRVPFIARWPDKIKAGTTSEHASAFWDYFATLCDLSMDKKSQACANTDGISFVNALTGQQEQAKHNYLYWEFNEKEGPLQALRKDNWKLVKKYPNKFELYNLDEDIGEHHNLIAQMPEKFDELKALLENARSAHPEFSLKKLANPWKNKSKN
- a CDS encoding glycoside hydrolase family 2 TIM barrel-domain containing protein, giving the protein MKHILKMVLLLTLTIVGNTTVYAQKSHQNTLSLDGTWQIIFDKDNQSRANKTYKNSNFLAHKDIRNIEVPSVWERIEKDYEGVAVYRRTFNAPIEWQNKIAHISFDAVNYRAEVYLNDHVVGVHEGGFTPFSFRVDSMLNFDKENVLTLRVLGPILLDTDKVIDGMGAMETPQWRGGITGGIWQSVRVVVTDKSYISDVYVQPDLANQSANVTVSATNYDVYDSENIVDIEIREHQSDKLIVTKQINTTFTPGKNSLTTDIVIPNAKAWSPDSPNLYDIRVNINRNNALSDSVSERFGLREFTVKDKRFHLNGDEIYVKSVFLEGVYPVGVATPVDMELARKEIKLAKEAGFNMIRPWRRPPPPQWLDLADEMGVLVIGSPALECMDLPVNTPDLPKRVVSEIGKTIKRDRNRASIVMWELYNEVRRPILKQMMQETSMMARDLDPSRLILDESGGWAFGAKVFLPNEKNFVSFNDVHTYPGPNMTNAWFDKFLGVGYTKEEREAFGIKGKPIGHNLKPGVTSFVSELGYGSYVDFDKVNKRFSEQGNPIVPPTRYHKQLGSQLNKVLQSDLADIYKTPQEFFTEQQEIHGKANARMIEATRLNPNVTGYCVHALTGGDWIMGAGLLDLWRDPKPQVYERTKAANQPRILSIRTFPYSAYAGENVEVLVQGVNDLKSVKGTLHVVVSDSAGKQVWQSKKEINFAARISTLLEHSIDTSTLSGKYIVDAKVTDKHGNTIADYTYDFNVFATSKDNNIGTFALADQTGNLRAFLSDNQISFSDFNDNTSIDTPVVVAMASKPNKKQKTLNKQLKAFANKGGIVTYIQFPYIGPKWKSGVLSKGSAVHMPLSIKMKASTGLWAGMSHVVSDHPVFNNLPVNKAMQGIYENVRPKISMVDLKAKPIVTLVANDNFPDMTLMKRHYKGTGDVWVGSDLSEVDFGKGKLILSTMQIVPNLGKDPVADTLLINILSYITNR
- a CDS encoding aldehyde dehydrogenase family protein — its product is MSNKQYKMLINGELVTAKDSLNVINPATEEVIATAPQVEPEQIQTALDSADSAFSTWSKMTLAERSEIILNYANILEKHRDEIVDLLVEETGKPADNAEYDFDMLTTCLRFFLEEAKRIDQPIIADPNGRFLNYMMRQPLGVVVGYLAWNFPLLNLGYKLGPVLASGCTAIIKPSQLTPLATLRCAELSIEAGIPAGVINVISGDRYDITDPLLTSDKTTMFTMIGSTKAGVGAMHTASTNIKHFSVELGGNSPVVVYDDADVDKAVANIVGLKFANSGQVCVSPNRCFVHESVYDEFIDKAKIQAQDLVFGTGRSDGNLMGPMLTAQARERVLTNVKDAIDKGARLILGGKIPQSMAKGYYLEPTILADVDPCMPLACDEIFGPVLPVIKYSDSDDVIAMANDTEYGLAAYVFTSNLQRGLQAASQIQAGSVCVNEVHYDVSLPHGGLKQSGVGKDCSHYSLEEYMTLKRVSVLVND
- a CDS encoding mandelate racemase/muconate lactonizing enzyme family protein, translating into MKIVCIRSHHLRCHLEKPFGFSQWSYDQRNVLVIEIITDTGISGWGECYGPADVTQSAVNNFYAPRIIGMDAYATDAIWQHMWRSSLDFARAGIMMGAMSGIDMALWDLKGKALGLSVSELMGGRQRDFIPCYATGMYYQDLTEDALLPLLVEEAKGYADEGFKAMKIKVGKNPDFDQQLITAMREALPNTTLMADSNHAYDLPEAIRIGRLLDKHDYDWFEEPLSPEHLPLFQQLHNKLDLAIATGECEQTRFGFQKLIASGGVTLLQPDLAYCGGPSEALKIRTLASANGINCVPHVWGTQLNLAAATHFLASAYHEPGRAEEKQLMLEYDRTENPLRDELYSVAVHIEGGQASVPTAPGLGVNIDLNAIKQFDINNTETR
- a CDS encoding L-rhamnose/proton symporter RhaT; protein product: MIEIMFPLLLVLLASVFQGTFGLGMKYTKPLAWEAWWLVHVTIAMIIFPGIWAFIVVPDLFTVIAASPASAIQEGALYGFLWGIGGIMFGVCVPYIGVALTMGIVMGLAALMGSLIPLMQLNNMSANSAIPFILTGMVIMLIAVAIVAKAGINRDKVLAESGVEIAGIQTGAAFKKGLMIAIACGILSSLLNVGFSATEAIGAAAEEAGAVTRNTALARWVVVLIGAYAMNAGFAIFLLFKNKSWSSFGVAESGKAYKWAVIAGLLWFAALGVYGQGAALMGDIGPVIGWPMLLGLALIISTVIGIYTGEWKGAPGPFKTMATGIVILISAICLLGYSNSIEQPQTSVNNVEYNIFEDTTVTIKS